The region GGGAATAGGTCCCCCTTTGGAATAAAGGATAAAATCTGCTCCCTTCCCTTATCATCAATCCGGTAAATTTTGATCAGACCGGTTTGGACGAAAAAAAGATGGGTACAAGGATCACCTTCCAAAAAAACCTGCCGCCTTTTTTTATATTCCTGCGGTGTGGTGAGTTGGGCGATGCGCTCCACGTCTTCATGGCTTAATTCTTTACAAATTGGTAATCTTTTCAGAAAATCAAGCACAGGTTCCAGCTAATATCACCTCCTTGGGTGTTCCTTAGTTAAGTAACATAGAAACATTGTTTAATCATAGTGTAAAATAACTTGCGAGAATCATCTGTGATTTATGTCATAGTTTGATGAATTTTTTCACATTAAAATAGTGTAAAAAGGAGGTCGTCTGGATATGTCTAATATTTTTTTTGATGGTCAAGAAGAGTTTCCTGATATAAAGGGTGTAAATAGAAACAGAGATTATAATCAGTCTCCTTTTATTGCGATTTGGGAAGTGACGAGGGCGTGTGCCCTCAAATGCCTCCATTGCCGAGCGGAAGCACAATATAATAGAGACCCCAGGGAGCTTACCTTTGAAGAAGGAAAGAAGTTGCTGAACGAAATTGCTGCCATGGATTATCCCCTCCTAGTATTTACCGGTGGAGACCCCCTTATGAGAGAAGATATTTATGATTTGGCCAAATATGCCATCGACATCGGTTTAAGGGTGTCAATGACTCCAAGTGCCACTCCCAAGGTAACGAAAAAAGCCATTGAGCGGGCGAAGGAAGTGGGACTTTCAAGATGGGCCTTCAGTTTAGATGGCTCCACTGCCGAAATCCATGACCGTTTTCGCGGGACGAGCGGTTCCTTTGATTTAACGATGAAAGCGATTCAATATTTGAAAGAATTGGAAATTCCATTACAAATTAATACAACGGTTTCCAGATACAATATTGATGATTTGGACAACATTGCTCAAAAACTGGAAGATATGGGCACCGTGTTGTGGAGTGTTTTTTTCCTTGTCCCGACAGGAAGGGGGAAGGAAGGAGACATGATTTCACCCGTGCAGCATGAACAGGTTTTTAACTGGTTATACGATTTAAGCAAACGGGTTCCCTTTGACATTAAAACAACGGCGGCTCAACATTACAGACGAGTTGTATTGCAGCGCAAGAAAGAAGAAAACCCTGGGGTTGAACGTACCTTTTCTGAAGTGATGACGGGTAAACAGCATACAAAAGACGGACTGGGAAGAGCTCCGAAAGGGGTGAATGATGGGAATGGATTTGTTTTCATATCCCATATTGGAGATGTTTATCCCAGTGGCCTACTTCCTATTAACTGCGGAAATGTAAGGGAACAAAGTTTATCTTCCATTTACAGGGATTCCCCCGTATTTCAGGCACTAAGAAATCCCAGTGGATTTAAAGGAAAATGCGGAGTTTGCGAATATAGAAATATCTGCGGTGGGTCTAGGGCTAGGGCTTATGCCATGTCAGGAGATTATTTGGAAAGTGAGCCATTCTGCACTTACATCCCCAAGGGATACAAAGATAGCTTATAAAGAAAACTCGCCGATTGGCGAGCCCTTTCTTATTAGCTATATAGACGGAATAAAAGAATTTATACGGACAGCCTTCGAGTTTGTTCTAAGCGAAGAAGCTAAAGAACGGGAATTAGCCCTCAAACTGACTCCACCTTTGAAATACCCAGATGTTTTTGAGGGCTCCGTTCTTTAGACTTTGAAGCGGATCTGAATTACTTCCTGAAGAACTCGACAAGCGGACGTGTAAATCTTTAATTCCAGATCTATAATAAAGTTAAATCATAAAAGTTCAAAAAAAGGTCAAAATGGGAAATGGGTATATTCCAATGGATATACCCATTTGTTATTGATAGGGTGAGTTTTCACTATTTAAGAAAAGAAAATAGTTTCTCTATAGTTTATGAACAAATTGTGAACACCATCACCAATGTGATATATATCACACTTTTATTAAAAACCGGTATTTAATATTAGAATTGAAGCTGATATATCGCTTTCTTTGATGACGATCCAATACCGGTGAATGCATGCAAAAACAAAAGGATACTTTATTTGTAATTAATTCAAATGATGAATATATTGTGAACATTGATACAAATATATTTAAACTTTTTGTTTAAGGTGCTACTATTTTTTGTACTGAAGTAGTACTGCTACAGTATCGAAAAGATGATACATTGGTGCTACTTTAAGTGAATTTAATATACTACTTTTTTGGGGGGGTGAAGAGAGTGGGTAGATGGCTTGGATTTTTTGCCATTGGACTCATTGTAGGCTTAGTCGTTACTGTGGGGTTAGGTCAGTATATCGGTAAGGATACTCAGACAACCACTCAGGTAGTAAATGAACAGCCTGCAGAAAAAACAGAACCGGCAAAAGAAGAACCGGCTAAAGAATCAGCAACGGAAGTGGCACAAAAAGCTACGGTGCCTGAAGCTCAAATTTTTGCCGACAAGGGATGCACGACCTGCCATTCTGTTAATGCATATGGATTAACTGGAGGAAAACAGGGACCTGATTTATCTGGTGCTGTGGAACATGTGGAAAGTGCCTATGGAAAAGACTTAAAAGCTTTTCTGGATAAACCCGATAGTGTGGTTATGTCTGCTGTATTAAGTTCAGCTATTCAGTTAACAGAAGAAGAGAAGAACACGATTGTAAAATTGCTTAGTGAAGTAGAAAAATAATGGTAGAAATGCAAGTGAAAAACCCAAATGGGAGGGAAAAGTGAGTATGGAAAAGAAAAAGGGTTGGATATTCCCATTAGTATCCGGGTTGCTGGTTGGAATTTTGATCGCAAGCATCTTTTTCGTTAGTCCAAATCAAGTGACGAATAATATTACATCTTCTACAACGGCAGCCAATACTGCGGCTGAAAAAACCTATGTACCCCCTGGGCAGTTGGATGAATATTATATTTTCGCCTCTGGAGGTCATTCGGGTAATCTTTATGTGTATGGCGTACCTTCCATGAGAAGGATTCGAACTATTCCGGTGTTTACTCCAGAATCAGCCACTGGTTATGGTTTTGATAAGGACAGCAAGGAAATGTTGGGTGGATATACATGGGGAGACCTACATCACCCCGCTATTTCTGAAACCGATGGAGAATATGACGGCAAGTGGCTATTTGCCAATGATAATGCCAATAACAGAGCGGCTGTCATCGATTTGAAGACTTTTCAAACCAAAGACATCCTTGGTCCGATTCCTAATATAATGGGGCCACACTGTGCAGCCTTCGTAACACCGAATACAGAATATTTCTTTATGCCATCCCGTTTTGCGGCTCCAGTTGACGGACAATATGCTGATGTCAAAGAATTTAAAGAGAAATATAAAGGAGTCCTTGCTGCCATTTCCTTTGATGAGAAAACTGAAAAATTGAGTACAGCTTGGGAAGTGATGCTGCCCCCATGGTCCTATGATATTTCCGATGCCGGTAAAAAATCTTCTGATGGATGGGCTGTTCTTTCCACCTACAACACCGAAGAAGCATATACAACCATTGAAGTGGGCGCATCTCAAAATGACCGTGACTATATCGTTGTTTTAAACTGGAGAGGAATTGAGAAGGAAGTTGCCAATGGCAATTTTGAAGAAATTGGCGGGGCCAAAGTATTTGATCCGGTGAAAAATCCCGGTTATGTATTTTTGGTACCTGTATCTAAGAGCCCCCATGGTGTTGATGTGACTCCTGATGGAAAATACTATGTTGGAAGTGGAAAATTAGCTCCAACGGTTACCGTATACAGTTTTGAAAAGACCTTTGAAGCTATCAAGAACAAGAAGTTTACCGGAGAAGTCAGAGGGTTGCCAGTGATTGACTACGATACGGTAAAAGAAGCAGAGGTAGAAGTTGGACTTGGGCCGCTCCATACCCAGTTTGGCGCTGATGGTGTTGCTCTTACCACTCTGTTCTTGGACAGCGCCATCGCAAAGTGGAAAATTGGCGAATGGAAAGTAACGGATAAGGTTCAAGTACAGTATGCACCTGGGCATTCAGTAGCTGCTGAAGGAGATACTGTATCACCAGATGGAAACTATATTGTTGCACTAAACAAAATTGCCAAAGATAGCTATCTCTCAGTGGGTCCCTCCCACCCCGAAAGTATGCAACTGATTGATCTAAGAGGAGAAAAGATGGAAGTGCTTTATAGTGCTCCAGTGGATCCAGAACCTCACTATGCTCAGATGATCAAGGCAGATAAGATCAAGACCATAGAAGTATTTGAAAAAGATGTGAATCGACCTAACTCCGTTTGGAAGAAGGAAGATGCACGGATTGAACGCAATGGTGATGAAGTTCACGTCTATGGATATGCTGTCAGAAGTCGCTTCGTATTTAATGGAAAGAGTGAAACAGAACCAGATGTCATTCGTGTAAAACAAGGGGATAAAGTTACAGTTCACGTCACTAACATTGACCTTGACGAAGACATTACCCATGGTTTCGGTATTCCGTTATATAATCTGAACATGGAAATTCAGCCTGGCGAAACCAAGACCATGGAATTTGTAGCAGATAGATCAGGAGTATTCCCCTACTACTGCACCAACTTCTGTTCCGCTCTGCATCAAGAAATGCAAGGATTTTTGTTGGTTGAACCCAAGTAATGTTTTAAGTGATGTGAAGGAGAAAGAAGGAATCTTGTATGGGATTCCTTCTTCTTTTCCATTTATCCGGTGGCTAACTACCTTAAGGATTCTTACTTCTTGGTGATAGAAGCGGAACTTAAGATTGACAGATCCATGAGTCGATTCACGATGCATAAGCAGGTTGAAGGGAGGAAAACTTCTAATGGAGTTTTTAAAACAGAGGTTGAATGGAACGGGCAGATGGGTAATTGCGGTTAGTGCCATATTTCTTGTTTTGTCTATTTTCTTCCCCTGGTGGGGAATGACGCTAACCGCACCACAATATCCCGATGGACTCAAGATTTTGGTATATCCGACCAAATTGGATGGACAAATTGATATTATTAACACATTAAATCATTATATAGGTATGGAAGAAATTACCGAGGAACAGTTTCCGGAATTTAAGTTTCTTCCAATTCTTATAGGTCTTTTAGCCTTTATGGTTTTGATTACCTCATTGATAGGAAAAGTCCGCTGGGGAATGATTTCTTTGGTGCTTATCACCATCTTTGGTATCTATGGACTTTATGATATTTATCATTGGTTGCAAACCTTTGGAACCAATCTGGCTCCAACTGCGCCGATTAAAATCCCGCCCTTTGTTCCTCCGATGGTTGGACAGAACCAACTTGCAAATTTCGTAACTTATACGGGATTTTTAACGGGTGCTTATCTCTTTGCATTGGGAGTAATCTCTTTAATTGTTGCTCTATGGAAATGTAGACAAAAAAGATAGCAGCGTAAAAATTGCTGCATCATTTAAATGCTCCAATAAATCGGGAATTCAACTGTATGAGTTGAATTCCCGGTTTTATTAATCATGGATCCTTCCATACCCAATTATTCTATAAATGCCTTAAGCTTCTCCATATCCTTAATCACTAGGACTCCTTTTTTCATTTCGAGAATACCATTCCGTTTTAAATCGCTCACCATCCGGTTAATATTTTCCCTGGATGTCCCAATAAAGTTGGCTAAGTCCTGATGAGTCAAATTGAGGTTTATTTGAAGACCTTCATCTGTTGTTATTCCATAGTCATTTGCCAAACGAAGGAGAGTGGCTGAAAAAGCTCCTAATTTACCGTATAAGGCCACATCCCGTAATATGGTTTGTGCGGTACGCAGCCGATTTCCCATTACCTGGATGAGAGTAATAGCCAAATCAGGATTTTCGTATACTAATTTTTCTAAGGAGGCATTTCGGATGAAGGAGATGACACCGGTTTCCATCATTTGGGCAGTCGCCGGATAGGTTGCCTTATCCTTTGCAAATAAGGCAACCTCAGCAAATAGCTCTCCTGGGCGACGAATATTAAGGATAATTTCTTTTCCGTCAGGGGTGGATTTGGTTAAACGAACTTTCCCTTCGATAACGAAGTAGATGGCTTCAGCTGGATCGTCCTCTGAAAAAATGATCGTTCCTTTTTCCACTTTTTGTTCAACGACTAGCTGCTGAATCACCTCCCTTTTTTCTTCGGGTAGATCAGCAAAGAAGGGAATCGAATTGATAAAGTTATTTTTCTGCATGGGCACCCCCAATTATTTGTCGTAAATTTTTAGTTCGTTATAAAATGTATCCCTCTCCACTGGAATCTTGTTTGCACCTTGGATTAACCAAATCAATTCATCCCTTGTAAGGGCAGAATCAGTTAAAGCTCCAACCGCATGGCTGATTCTTTCTTCAACAAGTGTTCCGTGGATATCTGAAGCACCAAATGACATGGATAATTGGGCTAATTGAGTTCCAATGTTAATCCAGTAAGATTTGATATGAGGGAAATTATCCAGCATGAGACGGCTGATGGCGATGGTTTTCAAATCATCAACAGCAGAAGTTCTTCTTTTAATAGATGCAGACTTGCTCATGGGTTGTACCGCAAGAGGAATGAAAACCATAAATCCTCCAGTCTCATCTTGAAGTTCCCTTAATCGGATCATGTGCTCCAATCTTTCTTCAAGGGATTCAATAGACCCATACAACATCGTGGCATGGGTTTTTAAGCCCATTTGATGGGCTGTTTTGTGAACATCCAGCCATTCTTGGGTACTTGCTTTATCGGGGCTCATTTTTTTTCGATAGTTCTCCGTTAAAATTTCTGCCCCTCCTCCAGGCAATGTTTCCAATCCTGCGTCAATAAGTGCAGAAAGAACCTCTTGTATCGTTAGTCCAGAAATTTTAGAGAAGAATTGAATCTCAGCAGCAGTATATGCTTTAATCGTTGCACTTGGATAATTTAGTTTCAGTACACGAATAGTTTCCACGTAATAATCAAAGGGGACGGTATGGTTATGGCCTCCCACAATATGAAACTCTCGGATATGTTCGTTCCAGCGTTCCTTTACATAATGGAGCACATCCTCGGGAGACATGGTATAGGCCCCTTCCTCTTCCGGCCTTCTCTTAAATCCGCAGAATTTGCAGCTTGCTTCACAAACATTGGTCGGATTAATATACATATTTTGAATAAAATAAACTTTATCCCCATTTTTTTTCAGGTTGATTTGATTAGCCAGTTGTCCGATAGTTAATAAATCAGATGACTGATAAAGAGTCATTCCGTCTTCTATGGTGAGCCGTTCTCCATTTGCCACCTTTTCAGCGATCGCGGACAATTCTTTGGTGGGTGCCCATTCTTTCGTGAAGATATTCATTTTATTATTCCTCCTCAAACCCTAATAAAATCAGGCGATTTATATAAAATCAACCATGTCTAAACCCATTATAAAACTCTTATGGTGAAATGGGCAATTCGTTGACAAAATTCGCCAATTTTTGCTATTTCCAAATGATCTGTGATTTAGTAAAATTATGGTTATCGATAGAAGGGGAATAAGTTGGAGAAATTTATTATGGAGAAAATTGAAATATTGCGTCGGAAGATGGAATATTTAGGTAAGGAAAAGGGGCTAACAGATCCAACAGTATTAAAATATAGCAAGCAAATCGATAAGCTTCACAATATGCTTCTCTACATACAACATTCACAAAGACGGAAAGTTGTTAAACCCAAAAATTCTTTGCGATGGACAGACAAAATAAAGGAAAATCCCTCCTTTTATGAGTTAAAACGAATAACAGCATATAAATAGTACAAATAGGTTTTAACCTTGTGAAACAAAAAATTTCCTTGTATACTTTATAAGAGGGGTTTTACACTAACAATAACCCGAAGGAGGGAAGGTTATGATTACAGTTACTGAACAGGCAGGACGAAAAATTAAGGAATTAATGGCTTCCGAAGAGGGAGAAAACTTATTTTTAAGAGTTGGTGTGAAGGCTGGAGGATGCAGTGGTTTTTCATACGGAATGGGATTTGATCATGAAAAGCAAGATGATGATCAAGAGTTTGTGCAGCAGGGAGTAAAAATTCTAGTTGATTCATCCAGTGCTAAGTATTTAGAAGGTGTAGAAATCGATTATAAGGAATCCATGATGGGTGGGGGTTTTACCATCCATAATCCAAATGCCGTTGCTACTTGCGGTTGTGGAAGTTCCTTTAGAACAAAAGAAGAAGCAGGTAATCCTACAGAATGTTAAAAACGCCGAATTCCGGCGTTTTGTTTTCATTCTCTTTTTGTTTTTCTTGAAAGTTTAGAAAATCTAACCAAATCATCTATCTCTTTCGAATCAGTAGGATAAGAAGCAGCTCCTATTTCCATAAGGTAATATGGATGTTCCTGGGTAAATACATAAACCGTATGCCACAATTTCTCTATAACAACCTGGG is a window of Microaerobacter geothermalis DNA encoding:
- a CDS encoding TIGR04053 family radical SAM/SPASM domain-containing protein yields the protein MSNIFFDGQEEFPDIKGVNRNRDYNQSPFIAIWEVTRACALKCLHCRAEAQYNRDPRELTFEEGKKLLNEIAAMDYPLLVFTGGDPLMREDIYDLAKYAIDIGLRVSMTPSATPKVTKKAIERAKEVGLSRWAFSLDGSTAEIHDRFRGTSGSFDLTMKAIQYLKELEIPLQINTTVSRYNIDDLDNIAQKLEDMGTVLWSVFFLVPTGRGKEGDMISPVQHEQVFNWLYDLSKRVPFDIKTTAAQHYRRVVLQRKKEENPGVERTFSEVMTGKQHTKDGLGRAPKGVNDGNGFVFISHIGDVYPSGLLPINCGNVREQSLSSIYRDSPVFQALRNPSGFKGKCGVCEYRNICGGSRARAYAMSGDYLESEPFCTYIPKGYKDSL
- a CDS encoding c-type cytochrome; the encoded protein is MGRWLGFFAIGLIVGLVVTVGLGQYIGKDTQTTTQVVNEQPAEKTEPAKEEPAKESATEVAQKATVPEAQIFADKGCTTCHSVNAYGLTGGKQGPDLSGAVEHVESAYGKDLKAFLDKPDSVVMSAVLSSAIQLTEEEKNTIVKLLSEVEK
- the nosZ gene encoding Sec-dependent nitrous-oxide reductase yields the protein MEKKKGWIFPLVSGLLVGILIASIFFVSPNQVTNNITSSTTAANTAAEKTYVPPGQLDEYYIFASGGHSGNLYVYGVPSMRRIRTIPVFTPESATGYGFDKDSKEMLGGYTWGDLHHPAISETDGEYDGKWLFANDNANNRAAVIDLKTFQTKDILGPIPNIMGPHCAAFVTPNTEYFFMPSRFAAPVDGQYADVKEFKEKYKGVLAAISFDEKTEKLSTAWEVMLPPWSYDISDAGKKSSDGWAVLSTYNTEEAYTTIEVGASQNDRDYIVVLNWRGIEKEVANGNFEEIGGAKVFDPVKNPGYVFLVPVSKSPHGVDVTPDGKYYVGSGKLAPTVTVYSFEKTFEAIKNKKFTGEVRGLPVIDYDTVKEAEVEVGLGPLHTQFGADGVALTTLFLDSAIAKWKIGEWKVTDKVQVQYAPGHSVAAEGDTVSPDGNYIVALNKIAKDSYLSVGPSHPESMQLIDLRGEKMEVLYSAPVDPEPHYAQMIKADKIKTIEVFEKDVNRPNSVWKKEDARIERNGDEVHVYGYAVRSRFVFNGKSETEPDVIRVKQGDKVTVHVTNIDLDEDITHGFGIPLYNLNMEIQPGETKTMEFVADRSGVFPYYCTNFCSALHQEMQGFLLVEPK
- a CDS encoding Crp/Fnr family transcriptional regulator — its product is MQKNNFINSIPFFADLPEEKREVIQQLVVEQKVEKGTIIFSEDDPAEAIYFVIEGKVRLTKSTPDGKEIILNIRRPGELFAEVALFAKDKATYPATAQMMETGVISFIRNASLEKLVYENPDLAITLIQVMGNRLRTAQTILRDVALYGKLGAFSATLLRLANDYGITTDEGLQINLNLTHQDLANFIGTSRENINRMVSDLKRNGILEMKKGVLVIKDMEKLKAFIE
- the mqnE gene encoding aminofutalosine synthase MqnE, whose product is MNIFTKEWAPTKELSAIAEKVANGERLTIEDGMTLYQSSDLLTIGQLANQINLKKNGDKVYFIQNMYINPTNVCEASCKFCGFKRRPEEEGAYTMSPEDVLHYVKERWNEHIREFHIVGGHNHTVPFDYYVETIRVLKLNYPSATIKAYTAAEIQFFSKISGLTIQEVLSALIDAGLETLPGGGAEILTENYRKKMSPDKASTQEWLDVHKTAHQMGLKTHATMLYGSIESLEERLEHMIRLRELQDETGGFMVFIPLAVQPMSKSASIKRRTSAVDDLKTIAISRLMLDNFPHIKSYWINIGTQLAQLSMSFGASDIHGTLVEERISHAVGALTDSALTRDELIWLIQGANKIPVERDTFYNELKIYDK
- a CDS encoding aspartyl-phosphate phosphatase Spo0E family protein — protein: MEKIEILRRKMEYLGKEKGLTDPTVLKYSKQIDKLHNMLLYIQHSQRRKVVKPKNSLRWTDKIKENPSFYELKRITAYK
- the erpA gene encoding iron-sulfur cluster insertion protein ErpA; translated protein: MITVTEQAGRKIKELMASEEGENLFLRVGVKAGGCSGFSYGMGFDHEKQDDDQEFVQQGVKILVDSSSAKYLEGVEIDYKESMMGGGFTIHNPNAVATCGCGSSFRTKEEAGNPTEC